One genomic window of Monodelphis domestica isolate mMonDom1 chromosome 1, mMonDom1.pri, whole genome shotgun sequence includes the following:
- the EDC4 gene encoding enhancer of mRNA-decapping protein 4 isoform X11, with the protein MASSCTSIDIEDATQHLRDILKLDRPPGGSGTESQRTSSSYNGDLNGLLVPDPLSSGDGTVLAKPSHRLAPLASLEEKQVICLSGDDSSTCIGISAKEVEIVASSDSNISSKARGSNKVKIQPVAKYDWEQKYYYGNLIAVSNSFLAYAIRGASNGSAMVRVISVSTAERTLLKGFTGSVADLAFAHLNSPQLACLDESGSLFVWRLAMENNKIQEEIVVNIKRSEGTPLNHFRRIIWCPYIPEENEESSEEGSQTLALLHEDRAEVWDLDILRANNSSWPVDVSHVKEGFIVVKGHSTCLSEGALSPDGTVLATASHDGFVKFWQIYIEGQDEPRCLHEWKPHDGRPLSCLLFCDNHKKQDPEVPFWRFLITGADQNRELKMWCTVSWTCLQTIRFCPDMFSSVSVLPSLKACLDLSAEYLILSDVQRKVLYVMELLQNQEEGRAYFSSISEFLLTHPVLSFGIQVVSRCRLRHTEVLPAEEEGDSLSTEGSHGAGTVESAAGVLIKLFCVHTKALQDVQIRFQPQQSPDVVAPLPSHSSREDFGFGEHLPELNSESLASGQGSGQGSQPDLRRIADLPVPSDFLSLTNEAKPKLMTPDAFMTPSASLQQITVSPGSSGSSLTAVTALNTTSATDTTMPRPPEELTLSPKLQLDSSLTLSSSSSSLQASPRGHSVLIPGLSDKLATKGPSQEVEPLVVPQASPTRARSPDVISSASTALSQDIPEIASEALSRGFGTTAPEGLEPDSMASAASALHLLSPRPRPGPEHGPQHSLDGSPGEGERRSTPSLLETALSQETGASDSKAWPAAPDITRETRNSLADSPRDDVQEKHKGSSYHRHAYHLLQQDSQDASAEQRDLAQGPRLVEHQAAEPPEEWLAVVRGQQRELAELRQSHAELLQRLTDQLDSVQSSVMGHMERVLESRQEHEQRRLERALAEGQQRSGQLQEHLSQQLSQALSSAVAGRLERTVREEMKKTVPQCVSKSLEPVTSQLSGTVSAKLTAVEGTLKENVTKLVKSKNLTDTIARAAADTLQGPMQAAYREAFQSIVLPTFEKSCQAMFQQINDSFKLGTQEYLQQLENHMKSRKAREQEAREPVLAQLRGLVGTLQSATEQMAATVSSSVRAEVQHQLHIAVSNMQESILSQVQRIIKGEVSLAMKEQQAAVTSSIMQAMRSAAGTPIPAAHLDCQAQQAHILQMLQQGHLNQAFQQALTAADLNLVLFVCETVDPQQVFGQPPCPLSQPVLLSLIQQLSSDLGTRTELKFSYLEEAVMHLDHSDPITRDHMGSVMAQVRQKLFQFLQAEPHNSLSKAARRLTIMLQGLAVPGLN; encoded by the exons ATGGCCTCGTCCTGCACCAGTATCGACATCGAGGACGCCACGCAGCATCTGCGGGACATCCTAAAGCTGGACCGTCCGCCTGGAG GCTCAGGCACAGAGAGCCAGCGAACATCCAGCTCCTATAATGGAGATCTGAATGGACTTCTGGTGCCAGACCCCCTTTCTTCTGGTGATGGAACTGTGCTGGCCAAGCCGAGTCACAGGCTAGCACCCTTGGCCAGCCTAGAGGAGAAGCAGGTCAT TTGCCTTTCTGGAGATGATAGCTCAACTTGCATTGGGATCTCAGCAAAAGAGGTGGAAATAGTGGCTAGCAGTGACTCTAACATCTCAAGCAAGGCTCGAGGGAGCAACAAG GTAAAAATCCAGCCAGTGGCCAAGTATGACTGGGAACAGAAATATTATTATGGCAACCTGATCGCTGTGTCTAATTCCTTCTTGGCATATGCCATCCGAG GTGCCAGCAATGGCTCAGCCATGGTGCGGGTGATCAGTGTCAGCACAGCAGAACGCACACTGCTGAAGGGCTTCACAGGAAGTGTGGCCGACTTAGCCTTCGCTCACCTCAACTCCCCCCAGTTGGCCTGCCTGGATGAATCTGGCAGCCTTTTTGTGTGGCGCCTGGCCATGGAGAACAACAAGATTCA AGAGGAGATTGTGGTGAACATTAAACGTTCAGAGGGCACACCATTGAATCACTTCCGAAGGATCATCTGGTGTCCTTATATCccggaggaaaatgaggaaagcaGTGAGGAGGGCAGCCAGACTCTGGCCCTGCTGCATGAAGACAGG gCTGAGGTGTGGGACCTGGACATTCTCCGAGCCAACAATAGCTCCTGGCCTGTGGATGTCAGCCAtgtcaaggaaggcttcatagTGGTTAAGGGCCATAGCACG TGCCTGAGTGAAGGAGCTCTCTCCCCTGATGGGACTGTTCTAGCCACTGCAAGTCATGATGGCTTTGTCAAGTTCTGGCAAATCTATATAGAGGGCCAAGATGAGCCAAG GTGTCTCCATGAATGGAAGCCTCATGATGGCAGGCccctctcctgccttcttttctgtGACAACCACAAGAAACAAGACCCTGA AGTCCCCTTCTGGAGGTTCCTCATCACAGGAGCTGACCAAAACAGGGAACTGAAGATGTGGTGTACAGTATCATGGACCTGCTTGCAGACCATCCG CTTTTGTCCAGATATGTTTAGTTCAGTGAGTGTGCTTCCCAGTCTCAAGGCCTGTCTGGATCTTTCGGCTGAATACCTTATCCTCAGTGATGTGCAGAGAAAG GTGCTGTATGTGATGGAGCTGCTGCAAAACCAGGAAGAGGGCAGAGCTTACTTCAGTTCTATTTCTGAGTTCCTGCTTACCCACCCTGTGCTGAGCTTTGGAATTCAGGTTGTGAGCCGCTGTCGGCTTCGGCACACGGAGGTTCTCCCAGCTGAGGAGGAGGGGGACAGCTTGAGCACAG AGGGCTCCCATGGTGCTGGCACAGTGGAGTCAGCAGCTGGTGTACTTATCAAGCTCTTCTGTGTCCACACCAA GGCCCTGCAGGATGTTCAGATTCGCTTCCAGCCCCAGCAAAGCCCTGATGTGGTAGCCCCACTCCCTTCTCACTCATCCCGGGAAGATTTTG GATTTGGCGAGCACCTGCCAGAATTGAACTCGGAAAGTCTGGCCTCTGGCCAGGGTTCTGGCCAGGGCTCTCAGCCTGACCTTCGGCGAATTGCTGACCTGCCTGTCCCTTCGGACTTTCTCAGCTTGACTAATGAGGCCAAGCCCAAGCTCATGACTCCTGATGCCTTCATGACCCCGAGCGCCTCTCTGCAGCAG ATTACAGTGTCCCCAGGAAGCAGTGGGAGCTCTTTAACAGCTGTGACAGCCTTGAATACCACCTCAGCCACAGATACAACCATGCCTAG GCCACCTGAGGAGCTGACCCTGAGCCCCAAGCTGCAGCTAGACAGCAGTCTGACCctgagcagcagcagtagcagcctTCAGGCTAGTCCCCGCGGCCACAGCGTCCTCATCCCAGGCCTCTCTGATAAACTAGCCACTAAGGGGCCCAGCCAG GAGGTAGAGCCCTTGGTGGTGCCACAGGCCTCTCCGACCCGGGCCCGCTCCCCCGACGTCATCTCCTCAGCCTCCACAGCCCTGTCCCAGGACATCCCTGAGATTGCCTCAGAGGCTCTATCCCGAGGCTTTGGCACCACTGCTCCTGAGGGCCTTGAGCCTGACAGCATGGCATCTGCCGCCTCGGCCCTCCACCTGCTATCCCCCCGACCCCGGCCTGGCCCTGAACATGGCCCCCAGCACAGTCTGGATGGGAGtcctggggagggggagaggcgGAGCACACCTTCCCTACTGGAGACGGCGCTGAGCCAGGAGACTGGTGCTTCTGACAGTAAGGCCTGGCCTGCTGCACCTGATATCACCCGGGAAACCCGCAACAGCCTGGCTGACAG TCCCAGGGATGATGTTCAGGAGAAACACAAGGGCTCTTCCTACCACCGGCACGCCTACCATCTGCTACAACAAGATAGTCAGGATGCCAGCGCTGAGCAGAG AGATTTGGCCCAGGGTCCCCGACTAGTAGAACACCAG GCAGCAGAACCTCCTGAAGAATGGCTGGCTGTGGTTCGAGGACAGCAGCGGGAGCTTGCCGAGCTCCGACAGAGTCATGCAGAGCTACTGCAGCGGCTAACAGACCAGCTGGACTCAGTGCAGAGCTCAGTCATGGGCCACATGGAGAGAGTTCTTGAGTCTCGACAAGAACATGAGC AGAGACGGTTAGAGCGGGCCCTGGCTGAGGGGCAGCAGCGTAGTGGGCAGCTGCAGGAGCATTTGTCACAGCAGTTGTCCCAGGCCCTGTCCTCAGCGGTAGCAGGCCGACTGGAGCGCACAGTTAGAGAGGAGATGAAGAAAACGGTTCCCCAGT GTGTCTCCAAAAGCTTGGAGCCAGTGACAAGCCAACTCAGTGGTACTGTGTCGGCCAAATTGACAGCAGTGGAAGGCACCCTAAAGGAGAATGTCACCAAGCTGGTCAAGTCCAAG AACCTGACCGATACGATTGCCCGTGCTGCTGCAGATACACTCCAGGGACCTATGCAGGCTGCTTACCGAGAGGCCTTCCAGAGCATTGTGCTGCCCACTTTTGAGAAGAGCTGCCAGGCCATGTTCCAGCAGATCAATGACAGCTTCAAGCTTGGTACCCAGGAAT ACCTGCAGCAGTTAGAGAACCACATGAAGAGTCGGAAGGCAAGAGAACAGGAAGCACGAGAGCCGGTGCTAGCTCAGCTTCGAGGACTGGTGGGCACCTTGCAGAGTGCCACAGAACAGATGGCAGCCACTGTGAGCAGCAGCGTGCGGGCTGAGGTCCAGCACCAACTCCACATTGCTGTGAGCAA CATGCAGGAGTCAATCCTGTCCCAGGTGCAGCGTATCATCAAGGGGGAAGTGAGTCTGGCCATGAAGGAGCAACAGGCAGCAGTTACTTCCAGCATCATGCAGGCCATGCGTTCTGCTGCTGGCACACCCATCCCAGCTGCCCACCTAGACTGCCAGGCCCAGCAGGCACATATCTTGCAGATGTTGCAGCAGGGCCACCTCAACCAGGCTTTCCAACAG GCCCTGACAGCAGCTGACCTGAACCTGGTGCTCTTTGTATGTGAGACTGTGGATCCCCAGCAGGTGTTTGGCCAGCCACCTTGTCCTCTGTCCCAGCCTGTCCTGCTTTCTCTCATCCAGCAGCTCTCCTCTGACCTGGGAACCCGCACAGAACTCAAATTCAG CTACTTGGAGGAAGCTGTAATGCACCTGGACCACAGTGACCCTATCACCAGGGACCACATGGGCTCAGTCATGGCCCAGGTGCGGCAGAAGTTATTCCAGTTTCTACAGGCTGAGCCTCACAACTCACTCAGCAAGGCTGCCAGGCGCCTCACCATCATGTTGCAGGGCCTAGCTGTCCCTGGTCTCAACTAG
- the EDC4 gene encoding enhancer of mRNA-decapping protein 4 isoform X8, with amino-acid sequence MASSCTSIDIEDATQHLRDILKLDRPPGGSGTESQRTSSSYNGDLNGLLVPDPLSSGDGTVLAKPSHRLAPLASLEEKQVICLSGDDSSTCIGISAKEVEIVASSDSNISSKARGSNKVKIQPVAKYDWEQKYYYGNLIAVSNSFLAYAIRGASNGSAMVRVISVSTAERTLLKGFTGSVADLAFAHLNSPQLACLDESGSLFVWRLAMENNKIQEEIVVNIKRSEGTPLNHFRRIIWCPYIPEENEESSEEGSQTLALLHEDRAEVWDLDILRANNSSWPVDVSHVKEGFIVVKGHSTCLSEGALSPDGTVLATASHDGFVKFWQIYIEGQDEPRCLHEWKPHDGRPLSCLLFCDNHKKQDPEVPFWRFLITGADQNRELKMWCTVSWTCLQTIRFCPDMFSSVSVLPSLKACLDLSAEYLILSDVQRKVLYVMELLQNQEEGRAYFSSISEFLLTHPVLSFGIQVVSRCRLRHTEVLPAEEEGDSLSTEGSHGAGTVESAAGVLIKLFCVHTKALQDVQIRFQPQQSPDVVAPLPSHSSREDFGFGEHLPELNSESLASGQGSGQGSQPDLRRIADLPVPSDFLSLTNEAKPKLMTPDAFMTPSASLQQITVSPGSSGSSLTAVTALNTTSATDTTMPRPPEELTLSPKLQLDSSLTLSSSSSSLQASPRGHSVLIPGLSDKLATKGPSQEVEPLVVPQASPTRARSPDVISSASTALSQDIPEIASEALSRGFGTTAPEGLEPDSMASAASALHLLSPRPRPGPEHGPQHSLDGSPGEGERRSTPSLLETALSQETGASDSKAWPAAPDITRETRNSLADSDHDDEVASLASTSGGFVAKATAPRLPVKDWKTKGSPRASPKLKRKGKKDDGDLAQGPRLVEHQAAEPPEEWLAVVRGQQRELAELRQSHAELLQRLTDQLDSVQSSVMGHMERVLESRQEHEQRRLERALAEGQQRSGQLQEHLSQQLSQALSSAVAGRLERTVREEMKKTVPQCVSKSLEPVTSQLSGTVSAKLTAVEGTLKENVTKLVKSKNLTDTIARAAADTLQGPMQAAYREAFQSIVLPTFEKSCQAMFQQINDSFKLGTQEYLQQLENHMKSRKAREQEAREPVLAQLRGLVGTLQSATEQMAATVSSSVRAEVQHQLHIAVSNMQESILSQVQRIIKGEVSLAMKEQQAAVTSSIMQAMRSAAGTPIPAAHLDCQAQQAHILQMLQQGHLNQAFQQALTAADLNLVLFVCETVDPQQVFGQPPCPLSQPVLLSLIQQLSSDLGTRTELKFSYLEEAVMHLDHSDPITRDHMGSVMAQVRQKLFQFLQAEPHNSLSKAARRLTIMLQGLAVPGLN; translated from the exons ATGGCCTCGTCCTGCACCAGTATCGACATCGAGGACGCCACGCAGCATCTGCGGGACATCCTAAAGCTGGACCGTCCGCCTGGAG GCTCAGGCACAGAGAGCCAGCGAACATCCAGCTCCTATAATGGAGATCTGAATGGACTTCTGGTGCCAGACCCCCTTTCTTCTGGTGATGGAACTGTGCTGGCCAAGCCGAGTCACAGGCTAGCACCCTTGGCCAGCCTAGAGGAGAAGCAGGTCAT TTGCCTTTCTGGAGATGATAGCTCAACTTGCATTGGGATCTCAGCAAAAGAGGTGGAAATAGTGGCTAGCAGTGACTCTAACATCTCAAGCAAGGCTCGAGGGAGCAACAAG GTAAAAATCCAGCCAGTGGCCAAGTATGACTGGGAACAGAAATATTATTATGGCAACCTGATCGCTGTGTCTAATTCCTTCTTGGCATATGCCATCCGAG GTGCCAGCAATGGCTCAGCCATGGTGCGGGTGATCAGTGTCAGCACAGCAGAACGCACACTGCTGAAGGGCTTCACAGGAAGTGTGGCCGACTTAGCCTTCGCTCACCTCAACTCCCCCCAGTTGGCCTGCCTGGATGAATCTGGCAGCCTTTTTGTGTGGCGCCTGGCCATGGAGAACAACAAGATTCA AGAGGAGATTGTGGTGAACATTAAACGTTCAGAGGGCACACCATTGAATCACTTCCGAAGGATCATCTGGTGTCCTTATATCccggaggaaaatgaggaaagcaGTGAGGAGGGCAGCCAGACTCTGGCCCTGCTGCATGAAGACAGG gCTGAGGTGTGGGACCTGGACATTCTCCGAGCCAACAATAGCTCCTGGCCTGTGGATGTCAGCCAtgtcaaggaaggcttcatagTGGTTAAGGGCCATAGCACG TGCCTGAGTGAAGGAGCTCTCTCCCCTGATGGGACTGTTCTAGCCACTGCAAGTCATGATGGCTTTGTCAAGTTCTGGCAAATCTATATAGAGGGCCAAGATGAGCCAAG GTGTCTCCATGAATGGAAGCCTCATGATGGCAGGCccctctcctgccttcttttctgtGACAACCACAAGAAACAAGACCCTGA AGTCCCCTTCTGGAGGTTCCTCATCACAGGAGCTGACCAAAACAGGGAACTGAAGATGTGGTGTACAGTATCATGGACCTGCTTGCAGACCATCCG CTTTTGTCCAGATATGTTTAGTTCAGTGAGTGTGCTTCCCAGTCTCAAGGCCTGTCTGGATCTTTCGGCTGAATACCTTATCCTCAGTGATGTGCAGAGAAAG GTGCTGTATGTGATGGAGCTGCTGCAAAACCAGGAAGAGGGCAGAGCTTACTTCAGTTCTATTTCTGAGTTCCTGCTTACCCACCCTGTGCTGAGCTTTGGAATTCAGGTTGTGAGCCGCTGTCGGCTTCGGCACACGGAGGTTCTCCCAGCTGAGGAGGAGGGGGACAGCTTGAGCACAG AGGGCTCCCATGGTGCTGGCACAGTGGAGTCAGCAGCTGGTGTACTTATCAAGCTCTTCTGTGTCCACACCAA GGCCCTGCAGGATGTTCAGATTCGCTTCCAGCCCCAGCAAAGCCCTGATGTGGTAGCCCCACTCCCTTCTCACTCATCCCGGGAAGATTTTG GATTTGGCGAGCACCTGCCAGAATTGAACTCGGAAAGTCTGGCCTCTGGCCAGGGTTCTGGCCAGGGCTCTCAGCCTGACCTTCGGCGAATTGCTGACCTGCCTGTCCCTTCGGACTTTCTCAGCTTGACTAATGAGGCCAAGCCCAAGCTCATGACTCCTGATGCCTTCATGACCCCGAGCGCCTCTCTGCAGCAG ATTACAGTGTCCCCAGGAAGCAGTGGGAGCTCTTTAACAGCTGTGACAGCCTTGAATACCACCTCAGCCACAGATACAACCATGCCTAG GCCACCTGAGGAGCTGACCCTGAGCCCCAAGCTGCAGCTAGACAGCAGTCTGACCctgagcagcagcagtagcagcctTCAGGCTAGTCCCCGCGGCCACAGCGTCCTCATCCCAGGCCTCTCTGATAAACTAGCCACTAAGGGGCCCAGCCAG GAGGTAGAGCCCTTGGTGGTGCCACAGGCCTCTCCGACCCGGGCCCGCTCCCCCGACGTCATCTCCTCAGCCTCCACAGCCCTGTCCCAGGACATCCCTGAGATTGCCTCAGAGGCTCTATCCCGAGGCTTTGGCACCACTGCTCCTGAGGGCCTTGAGCCTGACAGCATGGCATCTGCCGCCTCGGCCCTCCACCTGCTATCCCCCCGACCCCGGCCTGGCCCTGAACATGGCCCCCAGCACAGTCTGGATGGGAGtcctggggagggggagaggcgGAGCACACCTTCCCTACTGGAGACGGCGCTGAGCCAGGAGACTGGTGCTTCTGACAGTAAGGCCTGGCCTGCTGCACCTGATATCACCCGGGAAACCCGCAACAGCCTGGCTGACAG TGACCACGATGATGAGGTGGCCAGCTTGGCCTCAACCTCAGGTGGCTTTGTTGCCAAAGCAACAGCCCCACGACTGCCAGTGAAGGACTGGAAAACCAAGGGGTCTCCCAGGGCCTCACCCAAGCTGAAGAGAAAGGGCAAGAAGGATGATGG AGATTTGGCCCAGGGTCCCCGACTAGTAGAACACCAG GCAGCAGAACCTCCTGAAGAATGGCTGGCTGTGGTTCGAGGACAGCAGCGGGAGCTTGCCGAGCTCCGACAGAGTCATGCAGAGCTACTGCAGCGGCTAACAGACCAGCTGGACTCAGTGCAGAGCTCAGTCATGGGCCACATGGAGAGAGTTCTTGAGTCTCGACAAGAACATGAGC AGAGACGGTTAGAGCGGGCCCTGGCTGAGGGGCAGCAGCGTAGTGGGCAGCTGCAGGAGCATTTGTCACAGCAGTTGTCCCAGGCCCTGTCCTCAGCGGTAGCAGGCCGACTGGAGCGCACAGTTAGAGAGGAGATGAAGAAAACGGTTCCCCAGT GTGTCTCCAAAAGCTTGGAGCCAGTGACAAGCCAACTCAGTGGTACTGTGTCGGCCAAATTGACAGCAGTGGAAGGCACCCTAAAGGAGAATGTCACCAAGCTGGTCAAGTCCAAG AACCTGACCGATACGATTGCCCGTGCTGCTGCAGATACACTCCAGGGACCTATGCAGGCTGCTTACCGAGAGGCCTTCCAGAGCATTGTGCTGCCCACTTTTGAGAAGAGCTGCCAGGCCATGTTCCAGCAGATCAATGACAGCTTCAAGCTTGGTACCCAGGAAT ACCTGCAGCAGTTAGAGAACCACATGAAGAGTCGGAAGGCAAGAGAACAGGAAGCACGAGAGCCGGTGCTAGCTCAGCTTCGAGGACTGGTGGGCACCTTGCAGAGTGCCACAGAACAGATGGCAGCCACTGTGAGCAGCAGCGTGCGGGCTGAGGTCCAGCACCAACTCCACATTGCTGTGAGCAA CATGCAGGAGTCAATCCTGTCCCAGGTGCAGCGTATCATCAAGGGGGAAGTGAGTCTGGCCATGAAGGAGCAACAGGCAGCAGTTACTTCCAGCATCATGCAGGCCATGCGTTCTGCTGCTGGCACACCCATCCCAGCTGCCCACCTAGACTGCCAGGCCCAGCAGGCACATATCTTGCAGATGTTGCAGCAGGGCCACCTCAACCAGGCTTTCCAACAG GCCCTGACAGCAGCTGACCTGAACCTGGTGCTCTTTGTATGTGAGACTGTGGATCCCCAGCAGGTGTTTGGCCAGCCACCTTGTCCTCTGTCCCAGCCTGTCCTGCTTTCTCTCATCCAGCAGCTCTCCTCTGACCTGGGAACCCGCACAGAACTCAAATTCAG CTACTTGGAGGAAGCTGTAATGCACCTGGACCACAGTGACCCTATCACCAGGGACCACATGGGCTCAGTCATGGCCCAGGTGCGGCAGAAGTTATTCCAGTTTCTACAGGCTGAGCCTCACAACTCACTCAGCAAGGCTGCCAGGCGCCTCACCATCATGTTGCAGGGCCTAGCTGTCCCTGGTCTCAACTAG